The Hordeum vulgare subsp. vulgare chromosome 4H, MorexV3_pseudomolecules_assembly, whole genome shotgun sequence genomic interval GGCTGTCGTTGAAGAGGCTGTCGTCCAGGCTCGGGAGGAGGTGCAGCAACGGGCGCGCAAGCCGAGGTGCAGGGAGACGCGGAGCACAAGGTCGGCCTCCGCGGCGACGACCCCCGTGAAGTCGGCGGCGCCGATGCGGGGACGCATTCGTGGTGGGCATGATGAAACCGAACTCACAGATCGAACACACAAAAGATATTGAACAGCAACAGCGAATCCATTGATCAATCTGATTCTGAACCCATATGCATCTCATCTCATCCAACACCACAGCACAAGGCACCGGCAACCCCTGACAACGGCCAACACCGGCACCGGACTAACAGTCTAACAGACACAGACGAGGAGGCGGCCTAGCCGCCGAATCCGTAGAGGGTGCGTCCCTGGCGCTTGAGCGCGTAGACGACGTCCATGGCGGTGACGGTCTTGCGGCGGGCGTGCTCGGTGTAGGTGACGGCGTCGCGGATGACGTTCTCGAGGAAGATCTTGAGCACGCCGCGGGTCTCCTCGTAGATGAGCCCGGAGATGCGCTTCACGCCGCCCCTGCGCGCCAGCCGCCGGATCGCCGGCTTGGTGATGCCCTGGATGTTGTCGCGCAGCACCTTCCGGTGGCGCTTGGCGCCGCCCTTGCCCAGCCCCTTGCCCCCCTTGCCGCGGCCCGACATGGCTGGCGAGCTGATGCCGGTGGGGGATTTGGTTGGTTGGTGTGGTGGTGGAGCGGGTGCTGGGGCGTATTTGTAGCGGAGGGGGCGGGCGCGGTGGTGGAAGTGAGCGATCTGTGGGTGGGTGGGTGGCGGGGTTTGGAGCTTCGGGATTCGTTGGACGTGGGATGGAGGGGCGGATCGGTGACGTGGCGAGGAGGGGGTGGGGTTCGATCCGTGGGACTGGAAACGGGAGGATGTGATTGGTTCGTTGTGGGGAGGTCCGAATACGTGTTTTTCTGTGCGTGGTAGTGTGTTTTTACTTTGCAGAAACAAAAATACTAGTGTGTTTATAGTGGGCTGTGAATCACTGTCACCGGCTCATTTGGAGATCGTCGGGGAGACCTCCAGGAACTGCAGCCGCCGTCGCCACACTTATCGGCAAGGCCACTTGCGCAGGCCGTCATCGTGCTCACCGGGGAGAACTCCGGTGCCACCACGCCGGTGGTATTCCGGGTCGAGGTACCCCGATGCATGTGCCCTGCAGCACGCAGCACACCACCTCCCGCCCAGTCACAGTGAAGCAGGTGTCGGGAGTCGCTAGGAGGAGCGATGGGCTGAAGGCGCCAAAGCGATTTGGGCCGCCATGACGAGCGGtgtccaccaggggcggcggcggcgaggcgccCTGGGACCTTCTTGAGCCTGTCGTCTCCAAGCTTGCGCGCGGAGTCAAACCCGGCCACGGCCGCGCGGAGGCGACGAGCACGATGGTGCAGGCCTGGTGACTGTGGTGCAAGACGTGGGCGCGTGCTCCGACATGGCAACGAGTGCGATGGTGCAGGCTCGACACTTGTGGTGCTGGCCATGGGCGCTTGCTGCGACGCGGCGACGACGAGCTCGATGGCAACACGCGGCTTCATTGTCGTTCGCTCCATGTGCTTGTGTTGGGTGTATCCACAGTTTGGGTCACcgcattggagttgctcttatgaTGTAGAGAAAATTATCACTGAGAGCATGTGAGTGAGGTAGTGAATACGAGAGAATCGCCCATCTGATAAGGACACACATGCATAATCTTCGCGATCTTATCGTCACCTATCTACAGCAGCGGGACCATGTCATCGGGGCATCCAAGACGGAGGGTGGAGATGAGATACTTGATCCTCATCGCCGCCGTCATCTCCTTGCTTGGCAACATTGGATAAAATCCTTTGTTGTCACATGAAAAATGGCATGAGTTAAGCTAAAATAAAAATGCATATGGAATTGTCTTTACCATCCTGGTTGCCCCCTATTAGGGCTAGTCTGTTCCACCCGACCGATTGCCATAGACAAACGACGACACTGGGACTAAGGCACCTTATGTGGAAATTGGAGACAACATCATGTTCGTAAGGTCTTGATTGCACATGCTCACAATTGGGTTCAGGAGGTCCAGGACCCTACATATTTTTTTGAAAGATTCGGGGTTTCCGGCTTGATTGGTTTAGAAGAAAGCACGCGGCAATACAATGGGGATCAAGCGATCATGGAAACAAAAGGCATGTAGTAGCAGGGGAATTGCAGGCACAAAACGGAAAATACCAGAGGAGAAAAGAAGGACCAGAGATGATCTCCGGCGATTATCTCCCAACATCTTCCCCGAAAGGGGGCTCAAGACACCATGCACCCGCCAGCCGCACAACTCTAAATTACCTCCGATGGCACGGAGGACATCTTGAGCTTGTGGCATCGTGTTTCGGAATATAGCAGCATTTCGCTCCTTCCATATTTCCCAAGCAATCATCATCAACATCGACTTGAGGCCCTTCTTGAAGTCAGTCTTCGTGTGAGCCGTGAGCCTATGGTAGTGCCTGAGGGAGCTATGGTTCGTGTCCCTCCTCTGAAGCAGCGGCGCGCAGCCTTCCCTGGAGGATGCCTTCTGCCAGATTGAGACGGAGAAAGGGCAGTCCCAGAAGAGGTGTAGGGAGCTCTGGAGGCTTCTTATGCAAAGAGGGCAGAAATACCCGTTAGTCCATCTGCACCGCTGCAGCCGGTCATTGCACCACAACCTGTCATGATGCAGCAGCCAGGCAGACATTTTTACCGAGCCTAGAGCCCATGTCTTCCATACTGCAGCTTCAATCCCTGAAGGAGGCACCCCCTGGGTTTGAAGCTTCTATGTGGCACTTGCTGAATAAGAGGTTCCCCCTCCGGCCACCGAGCTGATCCTGTCTTCATCTTGCGAGAGGACGATGTCTGTCCTCAGAATCTTTCGCCACAGCTGCAGGAAGTCACTGACAATGATGGTCGTGTTACCATGCCTAAGATCCCTAATCCATTGGTCGTTTTTCATCTCAGCTTCAACCGATCTGGTTTTCCTCCTTGTATGGCTGAATAAATTTGGATATTGGCGGCTCAACGTCTCGTTGCCCAGCCAAGTGGTCATCCAGAACCTTACCTTTTTCCGTTACCTACCAGCACTGAAGTTGTTGTAGCAAACAGTTCCCGATCTGCCTTATCACAAGGATCCGGGAAGCTCATCCACGGCCTCCATGTTTGTTGCCATGCGAGCCAAAGCCATCTCAACCGAAGCGCCCTGCTAAATCGATGAAGATCTAGGATGCCTAGCCCTCCCTTGTCAATGGGTAGGCAAACCCTATCCCAAGCCATTTTGCATTTGGCGCCGGTTATGCTCTCATCCTGTGCCCATAGGAATTGCCGACGCGCTTTATCCACTTCTTTGAGAATCTTCTTGGGGATCTTCAGGACGAACAGGGCGTAGATCAGCGTAGCTATGAGGACTGCGCGTACGAGCACCCGCCTGCCACCCATGCTCATCAGCTTTCTTTTTTCATCCCGCCAAACGCGAATGTACCCGATCGATGATAAACTACAGATGCACCAGTCGGTtaaaccaaccgggactaaaaggtttaggggttttgggtttctggtttatttttccttttaattttgtgttttctaatttattatttttcattttaaacatattttatgctactacatattgtacacattatgcatatataaaaatagaatttctcGTAGAACTGATCATATATATCATCGAATTTCTCAGACGAACATTCACACATACACATGTATATATACAATTTATTCTACAATTTGCAGATCATTACAGTGGAGGCATTACAACATgtaatggtattctcctttgggatCTATGACCTAATCGAGCAAAAATCCTgctatttcctcttgaattgctcgtacgcgATCCATTGGTAGGAGCCGATCCCGCATGCCTTTCATCACTTTATTAAAAAGAAgatcaatatgaatatattagttgtgtgtatatatattagacCATGATAGAAAGAATTGTGAATAGTATTCTCGCAAACGTATCCAAAGTTGTCTATCACTTTTGGACCTTTGGAACGTCATTGTGCAAATGTTCTCGCAAACGTATTATGCACATAAATTATTCCCCGGCGCCTGTATCGGCACTTTAattacgagaatagaattcaaTCAGGTAATaattaatcaagcatgataatgatatTGAAACTAGAATTAAAGAGATGATAGCTAGCTAGCAGTACTTAATTAATTACCCTGGGTCACGCTCATTTCAGTTTTTGTTTCCTTGGCCTTCAACCTGTTTGATGAACTTTTCTCAAGCCCTGTCCGCCggcaaagaaaatgaataaaggagttattaATTAGTTGATATTAGGAAATTAACTAAAGAGGCTGACATATAGTTCGATAGTGATTGAAATTACTTGTCGACCATCCCCTCACGATTGCGTAGTCTCTGTCGTCTTTAAGTAGTGAGTCCAGTACATGAACTtttttctcgtcaacttcaatgaTTAGCAGGATCTAGTGAAAACTGCATGCGcacatgtttttataattaagtaGGCAtgtgcatatataactcatcaactaCACTTATTAAAATCTAgtaagcaaaaacagaatttgtagtACAAGACAGTGtcactcacctgaagttgtaaggaagtAGTATTTCTGGTTGGATATTTAGTCGCACCAAGAACTCTACCAAGATTTTCTATGTGTCTTTTCGTTCCTATTTACGTGTCCATGTCTCTTCATTAATGGTATTTGGGTCAACGAACCTGATGCCATAGCGTCCAGCTTTTTCATTTCAtagatcttcattctgcataataccacaaaaataatatatagtgaggataattacagGTAATGAACGAGCACTACAGTTagctagagacttaaattacataaagaaatcacttacagacaatagcaactgacgatagatttgtcgagtgcgTCTTGATTGAGTAACTGAAACATTTCTTGATACTCAACCCACAAATCTTTTTTATGGTACTAATCCTCTTCCTCGACTTTCACCATGGACTCTCGATCTGTAGTCTTTACTACTCTCAGGTACCATTGATTCAATTCATACACTCTCGTTGATAGAAGCGGGATCTTCTCAAGCTTGGCCATAGGTTGGTCGTGGACATATTTCCATATTAGTTCCTCCTCTTTAAGCGTTTGCAATTCCTCGATGTCTAGGAGTTGTTCTACATTGACACCAGCCTCTTTAGCCTGCCTTCTATGATCGTCGGTTATTACCAGCTGCTGATCGACAGTACTCACATGTGTTTGTAGTGGGGGGATCGATTGCACTGCCTGTTCTCCAGCTGGGGAACAGTTTTCCCGCATTTTTGCCAGCTGcttggctcgagctcgagctcgactccTTCCTTTTTTGTGCTCGATAAGACTTCTTGATAGAGCGGTCTTAGTCTGAGTCGATATGCTTGACAGCTGGTTGAGCATTATCAATAAAGTGTTGTATGAAATGCTCAGGTATGATCTCCtttggcgacgggggcggttttgGTCCAAAATGGGCCTTCACTTGGGCTTGCACTTCGGATGTGTTTTCCTTAGGAGACAGGTGGTAAGGCAACCTCGGAAGAGGCTTGAGGCTTGGACCATATTTGAATTTCTTGCCTCGTGTTGGAATGCTAGCCAACGTAGCTACGACGCCTCTCTTCCGTTGTTGCTGAGGCGGCGGAGCCCGCTGTGGTGGCGGAGACGGCTGACGCGGTGCCTGACTTGGAGGAGGGGTCGGCTGACGCGGTGCCGGACTTGAAGGAGGAGGAGTCGGATGACACGGTGccggacttggaggaggaggagtggacTGACGCTGTGGCGGGCTTGGATGAGGAGCTGGCTGACACGGTGTCGGTGGCCTTGGAAAGACGTTGCAATCCTTTCTCCATAGAATGATATGATGTATGGCCTCTCCGAGTGTGTGCTCATTGTCACCTCCAGGAATGTCAAGCTCTAGCCCCGAATATCCTGCCACCATTTCATCAACCCCGACATGAGCATAGCCAGCTCGAGTCGGATTGCAATGGAAGGTTGCTTCAAGGGGATTGTATAAGCACAGCCGtccgccaccttcatggatatgttcttcacTTTTATGTGTAGCTCACAAGTTGTCGTATCAATGATATCATCCATAGGGTATCTATCCAGTGCATCATAGCCCGGGGCGAAACCCACGCTTCTTCTCGGCATGGATGGGACGGTGTTATCCAATGCTGGATCCGCTAGCTATTGTTGCTGCTTAGACCTCCTTTCCTGGCTAAGTGAGTCGATCTGCAGCTGCTGCCGCTTGAAAGCGAGTTCCAACTCCGCGTGCTTTGATTATGCAATGCAAAGGTGGTCTGCTTCCTGCTTCCTGCGCTCCTCCagcttcatcttctcctcctcctgctgcttctTTGTCGCACGACTTCTGTAGTTGGTGTTCCAGTCCGTGAACCCCTCAAACCACAGAAAACACCTTTGCCTTGTGTTCTTCCcgggtgttcaggattcttcaGGCGCGCGTAAGCTCGTCGTTCTCTTTGTTGGGCGTGAACACCCTCGTTCGAGCCTCTTCTATTGCAACAAGTAAACTTACATCGGCTCCTTTAAGACATGCCCACTCCAAAACATCGCCTATCTTTGGGTCCAACGCCCCCATGCCCATAGAACCAAGCCCTGCACCTGGGGGGCAGCTCCTTGTAATTGGAGTGACCCCTGCATCCACCATCTCTTGCTCATCGAGATCCCACTTAGGTCGGGCCACCTCGTAGCCACCTGGCCCCATCTTATGGTGCCACTTATTTTTCATGGCATTAATCTTGTTTTTTCTCGACCGTTCCTGAGCTACTTCCGATTCCTTGAAGTTCACGAAAGCTTCCCGGTGATCTCTTGCCTTCTCTAGTGTTCCCTTGAATTTTGGAGTCTGGTTTCCTGCATTGACATATGCAGCCCATATAGTTTTCTTGTGGTTGTTGAATGCTgtcgccatcttcttaagagcactgtTCTTGACTTTTTTCAAATCTGCATCTGTCAAATGACCTGGTAgggtgaaatgtgacatgagcgaTTCCCAAAGCATATTTTTTGCTCTTTGGTCGACAAAAGTAACATTTGGATCTCCCTTTGCTGACTTTTTCCATTCTTGAAGGGAGATCGGGATTTGGTCCCTGACAATAACTCCGCATTGACGAATGAACTTCTTCACATTTTTCTTAGGTTCATCACGTTTCCCATTAGGTTTGATGGCATCAATGTTGTACTTTACGCGAGCTGGCAACATTTTGGCCGGGCCTCGAACTGCCCTGCTTCTCATAGAagatttgctcgatccggaggtGTTTGTTATTTGAAGAACAAAATTTCCTTCATTATCATTGTTCCGGACTTCATCTATTCGTTTGTCTTTGTCGAACATCATACCATCATCGGTATTGTTCAGATATTGCGTGCCGTCATCTTCTTCACTCTCATCTGGTATCGGGGAGCGTATGATTTCGAACGGGgcctcttctccttctctattCGTATCATCCATAGCATTCGAGAACAAATTCTATGCAAGTTTAACATTTATTAAATGCTTGGATTGTGATTTCTTATATATGAGAGGAACCTTTAGTCCCTGGCTAGGAACAGGATTCAGAATCATAACAGATTCTCTTAACCAACATAATAGCAACTTTGACAAGGAATAAAACAATGATGCAAAGTCCTATGAATAAACTTGTGGcaccaagttgtagaggggttcaaccaCTACAATTTATGCCATTGGTGCAACCACCAAGGAGCAACACGTCCCTGGAAACAACAATCCCAACACTTGGAAATATTTATAGCTATGCAAAGAACAATATTTTCTACACATGTTATCAGCAAGGTATCCACTTATCTATTGGAGTAACATGCCCAACAAAAATACATGCCTTAGAGTTCACAAAACCTAGAACTTCCATGTTGACACAAACTTCAAAGCATCACAGAATAATTCctacaaaaatgacaaaatgccacctcatcacaaaatgacatttttAGAAACTTGCACAAAAGTGAAATCTaataccaccattggattccttgtggttttctaccccaaatccatatatcacactAACATACTTGTATGCATAAaattgcaacaaaatagaaaagaaaatcaaCTCTAAAACCTAAATCACTTATATGTCAAATCAAAACCTAAACCAAAATCTTCTTTTTTGCACTAATAACctacttaacctaaactaacaataacctatttGACACTAGTTGTgacctaaactaatagtaacagaGCCCTAAACTAACTTAATTGGCCTAAtggatgcaatgaaatgaaaaaaagcaaaaaaaaaaagaactcACAATACTGGAGGAGGCGCCGACGGTGGGGAAGGGGGGTGGCGCCACGGGGATGGGGGCGCTGCGGTGGGGAAGGGGGTGGCACCGCGGGGATGGGGGGCGCCGCGGCGGGGaagggggtggcgtcggcggtggGCAAAGGGGAGTGGCGTAGGCGGTGGCGCCGTAGGGATGCGGGGGCACCAcggtggggaaggggtggcgccgcGAGAATGATGGCCGCTGCGGTGGGGGAAGGAGGGTGTCGGCGAGGGCGTCACGGGGGTCGCGCGCGACAGCCTGGAGGCGGCGTGTTCGGCGCCGGGGCGTCGAGGCAGTGTGTGTCGTCGCGCGAGATCGAAAATGGAGAAGtttgaggaggaagaagggcgcgCTTGTATAacctagccctttagtcccggttggtggctccaagcgGTACTAaaggacccctttagtcccggttggagccaccaaccgggatcaAAGGTAAATTTGGCGAGCCCAAAGGGCGCGTAACCGCCAGCCCCtgcca includes:
- the LOC123447412 gene encoding histone H4, producing MSGRGKGGKGLGKGGAKRHRKVLRDNIQGITKPAIRRLARRGGVKRISGLIYEETRGVLKIFLENVIRDAVTYTEHARRKTVTAMDVVYALKRQGRTLYGFGG